The Deinococcus sedimenti DNA window CATCGTGGATCGTCACAGACCGGTGATGCCGCTCTTTTGCTGCTTCGGATGTGACCCAGAGCAGGACTCCGCGAACTGCGTCTCAGGCGATCAGAATCGAAGATGTCCGGTACTGAACGCTTATGCCACGAGCTGAGCTTTGACATGACGCAGTAGCTTGAGGACAGGCATGAGTTCTCCCGACGTCATGGCTGAGAACACGAGAGAATCAAGGTGCGGGTGAAGCTGAGACAGGTGGGCTGAAGTCAAACCGGGGTGGGCGATGAGAGTCCGGAGGGTCTGTTCAGGGCAGCCGGGGAGTTCTGAATCTGATAGGAGAGGTGACTGGGACGTCATGCGTGGCATCCTATGGCGGCCATGCATGACAGAATTTTCCTTTCTGCGGTAAATCATCCGCAGCATAATTGGTTAGTCTATTCGACTCAGATAAAATGAGTTTTTCAGGACTAAGCTCATGTGAAATACTCATGTGGTGCTGAAGGTTCTGACAACTATTGTGATGCTGCTCATTCTATCGGCGGGTCAGGTTTACGGTCTCAGCGGTTGGCCCGCTCCCGCAGTTGACCCATGCCATTCCAATCCAGTGGGGGTGTGCTCTGACCCGGAACCATGGCTTGGTGGAAGTGGTACGAAAATCTAAGGGTACCGCAACTACAATCTGGATAATTATAAATATATTATCAACACTCATCGAGTGAGATAAGAAATGCGATTCTGTCAAAATTAATAACTGAGGTATGGGCTAGTATGCACACTCCCGAGAATCTTGATGATTTTGGACAATATGGCAGCTGGTTGGCCCAGTGTGAGGAGGAGAATATTGGATCAAATGAAATCGCCGATCTGCTTGCTGAATTAAACGACCCATTAGCTGATTTTAGAGCGGCGGTGATACTGCTGACCGTTCAGCCAGTAGACTCAGAGCGAATCTTTGCACTTCTGGAGTCCGCATCGCAACGTGGTGATGATTTACTCAGGACTCTCATTCGAGCCTGGCGCGTGTTCTCGGATGTGCACATAAATTATAGTAACAACACAATCACATCATCCTTTGTTCACGGTACATTCGAGATTTATGAGGATATATCCCAGAAATTACAGGTTTTCTCTGATCATCCCATGAAACGCGAGGCTGACCTTAAGGTTCAGCAGATGACTTTGGGATCTTACCAGATACTTGAAAACCCTGAGATGATTTTAGAATCGTCTAAGCGCGTCTACCAATCGGCCCTGGCTTTCGAAAATGCTGCTATTGAAGTGAGTTTTCGAGTTCTATACTCAGACTCATTCGCCATGCTGTCACGCTGGGGTGAAAGCGCAGTATTGCTCTCCCGTCCAACAGAGCAGAAAAACGCACCTATGCTTACTCAACGGCTCTCGGTGGCTCTTTTCAATCTCGGTAATATCAGCCGGGCGCAGGCGGTACTCAGTCGCTACCGTCAGGAAACTGGCACGAACGAACTGCTGAACATGGAGCAGATGATCGACTCAATGTATGGACGCGCGGATTTCAACCGGGCGAACCTGACCACAACCCACCGCCGCTATGGCTGGACAGTTGACGCGATGCTACTTATGGGACGGGCCTCTGCCGCGCCGCCCTACGGCAAGAGCCTGCAGGCGTCCAATGAGTCGTTGAGGGAAGTTCTGAAACTGTCAGAGGAAGCGCTGACCCGAGATGTGGGTGAGGGTGACCGACTGTACGTTGCCTGGGTGCGTGCCCGGTGTCGTCTGCTGTTGGGGGAATATGGCGTTGCTCTGTCCGAGCTTTCCGCATTGCCGACCGTAGGGCGGCAGGATCTGTACAATCGAGTGACGCTGTGCGCGCTGGAACTGGAGTGCCTGATGCTTCCCCTGAGTCAGGGACCATCGTCTCTAGCCGAAGTAGAACGCAAATTCAGGGAGATCTTCCAGGACGTCAGAACAATTCCATTCGCGGATGCGGATGGTCTGGTCGCCCTTGTGATGCGTTGGCATCCGATGGCGGCAGCCTACGCCGCGTTGATGCCCAACCCTCTGCGGGAATTCACCCCTGCCCTCGATCTGTTGCTCAGGGTGTCGGACAAAGCGACCTGGCAGGGTAACAGCGTTCCCCCACAGCTGATCGCTCATCTGATCAGGTGGCACCTGCGTGTTCCAGTCCTGAATACCGCCCTTTCAGGGAACGCAGCATATCAGGTAGCCAAGTTGATCAGACAGGTGGGGGAAGCGACGGTGTGGGGACCTGTCCTCCCGCTGCTCCCCATGATCGTGGCGCTCTCGCGGGGTGGTGACGCGCATCTGGAGGCGGCGCGCCGGGCGTGGCGGGACTTTGGGATGCTGCCTGGGTCGCACCGTGATCCACAACTGGCGGAAGTCGTGGAGGTCTGGCGCGCAGTGGTGGAGGGCGAGCGGCCCTTCCGGGAGGGGTTGCGGGCGCTTCAGGACCTCTAGGCTGTCGTGCGTGTGGTCATGCGCCCGCTCGTGAAGGGCTTGGGTCAGGGTTTCGTGGTGCCTTCGGTGGCGCGGACGAAGTCCACCAGTTTGAGGATGGCGGCAGCGTCGTACGGGTTGGGAACGCGGTAGGTGTTCACGAAGATGGACGGCGTGCTGTTCAGTTGCAGGGCTGCCGCTTCCCGGATGTTGGCGTCGACGTTGGCCTTGCCGAGGCCTTCGGCCAGGCAGGTGCGGAACGTGTCGCCGTTCAGGCCAGTGCTGAGTGCGGCGGCGATCAGGGCCGGGTTGGGATTGGCCTGAATCCAGCTGGAGTTGGCGAACAGCTGATCCTTATACTCCCAGAATTTGTTCTGCTGCGCGGCGCATTCGGCTGCTTCGGCTGCGGCTCGCGCCTGCGGGTGAATCTGTTCGAGGGGCAGGTGGTGGAATTCCACGCGGACGTCCGCTGGCAGGTTGGCCAGCAGTGTGGGCCAGGTCTGCCGTTCGAACTGCTGGCAGTACGGGCACTGGAAGTCACTGTAGATCCGCAGGATGAACGGCACTTTGCCTGGGCTTCTGGCGGGCAGGGCGTTGGCGGTCGGGATGGTCAGTCCCACGTTCAGTTTCGTGTACTGGACTTCCA harbors:
- a CDS encoding DsbA family protein; this translates as MKRFLGLCTALLLGMAGAQVGRTTSSVLADPAFAGASIGTSGTLTLNDGTRLVLRTRAGYALEATILIPYVTPSAVPTPAQLARQQAAKTRAGELAGAYTGYGQALADAVTGYLNRADIAAKLTDGVQAFAEPYQMSIRAKGGVLTVEVQYTKLNVGLTIPTANALPARSPGKVPFILRIYSDFQCPYCQQFERQTWPTLLANLPADVRVEFHHLPLEQIHPQARAAAEAAECAAQQNKFWEYKDQLFANSSWIQANPNPALIAAALSTGLNGDTFRTCLAEGLGKANVDANIREAAALQLNSTPSIFVNTYRVPNPYDAAAILKLVDFVRATEGTTKP